In the Gammaproteobacteria bacterium genome, GCGCCGCCCGTTCGCCGGGACCAAAACCCATTTTTCCAATGCGCTGACCGGCAGTGACAATATCCCCTTCTCCCACCAACAGCGCGTCGTTGTGCCCGTAAGCACTCAGGTAGACTTCATTATGTTTCAAAATGATAAGTTTTCCGTACCCAAGAAGTCCACTGCCGCTGTAGACCACGGTTCCCGCAGCGGCTGCAAGCACGTAATCTCCGGCGTTTCCGCCGATATCCACACCCTGGCCCAGCGATGTTGCATCGCCGAAACGCGCAATAAGTGGGCCGTTCGCCGGCCACACCCATGCAAGGGGCGGCGCGCTTGCCGCCGGAGGATCACGCGGCGCCGAACTGCCGCTTCGCGGCGCGGCTGACGTTGCGGCACTGACCGGCCGCCGGTAACCGGGCGGCGCTGACAGCCGCAGCGTCTGCCCCGGAAACAACAGATCAGGGTTATCGATGCGATTCCATGCCGCCAGTTCCCGTGCATCAACCCGATAACGGAACGCAATTGCCTGCAGCGTATCGCCGGCACGTACTACGTGTACTCGCTGCTCCCAGCGTAATGCTTTGCCGCCGCAAGCGGCCAACAGCAACATCACCGCCAGCATGACGACAAGTGATTTCGCTATCGCACCCACAGGTAGACGACAATACCGATTGCCACGATGGCCCAGCCCAGCACTTCCACGTGTCGCCGAAGGCTTTGTGCGGCACGCTCGCCACCGGCCATGATCATCAGAGCGACGAGGAAGAACCGCGCGCCGCGACCAAAGGTCGACGCCAGAACAAACAACGGCAGCGGCATCGCCAGCGAACCGGCGGCGATTGTGAATATTTTATATGGCACCGGGGAAAACCCGGCCAGCAGGACAGCCCAGAAACCCCACCGCCCAAACCACTCACTGACCCGGGCATAGTCATCCATGTACCCAGCCTGCTGCAGCAAACCCGACGCGGCCTCGAAACCGAAGTAGCCGATCAGCCATCCGGCAACGCCGCCCAGCACGGATGTGACAGTCGTCAGCAATGCCAGAGAGGGACCGCGACGCGGCTGGGCCAGCACCATTGGCGCCAGCATGACGTCCGGCGGCACCGGGAAGAACGACGATTCGGCGAAACTGAGCGTACCGAGGTACCAGGGAGCGTGGCGATGCTGCGACCAGCGCAATGCCCGGTCATAAAGTGCGGTGAAAATCATCGTCAGTGAGTGCCCTGCAGCAGTGGCACGAAACTTACCGCACCAAGATCCGCCTGCTCCACGTTTTTACCGTTGCGGGTATAAGCCATCAGAGTCTGCCGGCCCTGTGCCCCGACCGGAATGATCAGGCGCCCGCCATCTGCGAGCTGCTCGATCAGGGCGCACGGAATTTCGCGCGGCGCGGCGGCGACAAGGATGCCGTCATACGGCGCATTTGCCTTCCACCCCTGCCAGCCATCGCCGTGACGCAGCTTGACGTTATAAATGTCGAGCTGACGCAGCAGACGGCGAGTACGACGTAACAGTGACCCGATCCGTTCCACGCTGAAAATATTTCCTGCCAGCGGGCTCAGCACGGCTGTCTGGTAGCCACACCCGGTGCCAACCTCCAGCACTTTCTCCGGCCGGCCGGCGGCCATCAGCGCCTCGGTCATCCGCGCGACCACGTATGGCTGGGAAATCGTCTGCCCCTGGCCGATCGGTAGCGCTGTATCTTCGTATGCGCGGCTGGCCAGCGCCTCATCGACGAACAGGTGCCGTGGTACGTTGCGAATGCGGTCAAGCACCATCTCATCGGCTATACCCTGCTGCCGCAGCCGGTCTATCAGCCTTTCGCGGGTTCGCGCCGAGGTCATGCCAATCCCGAGCGGATTCATCGTTCGCTATCCAGCCACGTTGCGACGTCAGCAATCTCGTTGTGTGCCGTCAGGTCCACCTGCAACGGCGTAACCGAAACGTAGCCCTCGGAGATCGCATTAAAATCGGTGCCGGGACCGCAGTCCTGCTCGGGTCCGGCCGGCCCGACCCAGTAAATCGTCGAGCCGCGCGGATCCGTCGAGCGCACCACCGGTTCGGCGCGGTGCCGGTAGCCGAGCCGCGTGGCTTTGAAACCAGCCAGTTGCTCGTAAGAAAGATCCGGGACGTTGATGTTGAGGATCGAATCCGGCGGCAACGGCGACTTGCGCAGCATACGCACCAGGTCGCCCGCCACCCTGGCAGCCGCCGGCATGTTGGTGCTGCGCGATGAGACCAGCGAAATAGCAACGGCCGGCAGGCCCAGAAAACGACCCTCCATTGCGGCAGCGACGGTGCCCGAGTACAGGACATCGTCACCGAGATTGGCGCCGTGGTTTATCCCGGATATAACCATGTCCGGATCATCATCGAGAAAGCCGGTAATGGCGACATGCACGCAATCTGTCGGCGTACCATTGACTGCATAAACACCAGGGCCCTGCCGCCGTATACGCAGCGGCGCTTCCAGTGTCAGTGAGTTGCTCGCCCCACTGCGATTGCGATCCGGCGCGACCACGGTAATTTCAGCCATTTCACGCAGCACCGATGACAGGGCGAGCAACCCCTTGGCGTGATAACCGTCATCGTTACTGAGCAATATGTTCACTGGGCTATTATCCCTGTCAGTTGAGCTGCATTATTGTACCTGCCGGCAGCCCGGCACGTTGGAACCAAAGCATGACTGACGACCACGACGACGACGATATCTTTCGCAGGCACATGGCTGGTGTGCGACGCCTGCGCGCGCACAAGACCCACACCGAGCGGCCACGACCGCGCGCGAAGGCACGATTTGCCCGGGCCGATCAGCAGCAGGTACTGCAGGAAAGCCTGACCGGCGAACCGGCCAGCGACAGCCAGGCGGAAGTACGCTACGCGCAGCCGGGCGTAAGCCCCACCGTATTGCGCAAACTCCGACGTGGTAAATACAGCATTGCCGACGAACTTGACCTGCACGGGCTCAATGTCGCAATGGCGGCACAGGCGCTCGATGAGTTTCTGGCCGAATGCAGCAGCCTCGGCCATCGCTGTGTGCGCATTATCCATGGCAAGGGCACACGCTCCGGTCATGGTGGGCCGGTGCTGAAACCCAAAGTCTGTCACTGGCTGCGCCGCCGCGAGCAGGTACTCGCTTTTACCACCGCACCCAACCACGACGGCGGCAGCGGGGCACTCTACGTCCTGCTGCGCTGAAGTCATGAGTGGCGCTGCGCTGATGCAGCATCGTGCACGGTCATTGCGGCTGCCAGCAGGCTGGTTGCGTATACTCCCGACGGCAGCCGGAAACGCAGCAACAGCTCGTCCGTAATTTCCCACGCCATGTCACTCGGCAGGATACGTAGTGCACGGCGCTCCTGCCTGAGCCGATTGTGCTCCAGTCCGGCGGCCAGGTCGCTGAACTGTTCTGCGGTCTCCCGCTCCAGCGCAGCGACCGCACCGCAGACCGGTAGCTCACCGCGGCCCCATAGCGGCCCGGAGACGTGAATGTCGCCGGCTTGCAGCCTGCCGGCAATCTCCTGATCCGGCGTCTCGCACGAGAAAAAGCTGCCGCTGCCATCGAGGATCAGTGCATCACCGGCCAGCGCGCTGTTCCAGCTGTCATCAGCTATACGCCGGTCCAGGACCGCATTGAATATTGCCGCACGTGCGGCCGAAAGCGCCATTGAGCGCTGGTTTCTTCTCAGCTTTGCCGAACCGGCGAACAGCCGTCGCGCCAGCTGCAGGTTGTGCCCGTCGTGACCGAAGCGCTGCGAACCGAAGTAATTGGGAAAGCCGTCGTTGCTGATCGCCTGCAAACGCTGTTCCAGCAACTGCTCCGGATCATGCAGCTCGCGCACCGTGATTTCGAACTGGTTATACGCCAGGGCGCCGCGCCGCAGCTTGCGATCGTGGCGCACCGTTTCGAGTACCTCCACGCCCTCGATAGCCAACTGTACGGCGGGAGGGGCTTGCCTGCCTGGCAACCAGACCGAGTACCACTGGCGGGTTACGGCATGGCGATCCTTGCGACCGGCGAAAGCCACATCTCGCCTGCCGACCCCGTAACAGCGGGCCAGCTGCTGCGCCACCCAGGCGGTATTGGCGCCGGTTTTTTCCAGTCGCACCAGCAGGTGCTCACCTGCCCCGGCCGGTGCAAATCCGAGCGCTTCATCGACGCGAAAATCCTGGGGCCGGGTGCGTATGGTGCCGCTGACCTTGTCCACGCCGCCTGACGGCAGGTTCATTCGTTCTCGTTATCCTTTTCGACGACCTGGTAGAACGTCTCATTGGCGCGCTTCATACCCAGTTCCGCACGTGCCCGTTCTTCGATGGCATCACTGCCGCTTTTCAGGTCCGCAACCTCCGCCTCCAGGGCATCGTTGCGCCGCTGCAGTTGTTCGTTCTGTTCCCGTTGTTCTGCGACCGCCCGCTCCAGCCGCCACACCTCACGAATGCCGTCATCTGTCAGCCAGTAGCGGTACACCAATACCGCCAGGATGACAGCCATAATTGCCAGCATAGTACGCACTTCAATCGATCGCTTTTAGCGCCGCGTGGCCGTAGTAGCTCGCAGATTCGCCAAGGCCCTCCTCGATGCGAATCAACTGATTGTATTTCGCCAGACGGTCAGAACGCGACAACGACCCGGTCTTGATCTGCGTAGCGGTAGTTGCAACAGCAATATCGGCAATGGTGCTGTCCTCGGTTTCACCCGAGCGATGGGAGATCACCGCCGTGTAACCCGCCTCGCGCGCCATGGCAATGGCGTCCAGGGTTTCGGTAAGCGTGCCAATCTGGTTTGGTTTGATGAGAATGGAGTTGGCAATGCCTTCGTCGATACCTTTCCTGAGTATTCGCGTGTTGGTGACAAAAAGATCATCGCCGACCAGCTGCGTCCGCGCGCCAAGCGCGTCAGTGAGAATGGCCCAACCGGCCCAGTCGTCCTCACCCATGCCGTCTTCAATCGACACTATCGGATAGCGATCCGCCAGCCCGGCCAGGTACTGGCTGAATCCGGCGGCATCGAAGTCCTTGCCTTCCGCTGCCAGGCTGTAGGTGCCGTCGTTGCAAAATTCCGACGAGGCGACGTCAAGTGCCAGCGCGATCTGTTTGCCCGGTGTATAGCCGGCACGATCGATGGCTTCCATTATTGTTTCCAGCGCTGCTTCGTTGGATGGCAGGTCTGGCGCAAAACCACCTTCGTCGCCCACCGCCGTGGTCAGGCCACGTTCCTGCAGCACCTTTTTCAGAACATGAAAAATCTCGGCACCATAACGCAGCGCTTCGCGGAAACTGGGCGCGCCGACCGGCATGATCATGAACTCCTGGATATCGACGCTGTTATCCGCATGGGCACCGCCGTTGATGATGTTCATCATCGGTACCGGCATCGCCAGAGAATTGTTTTCCGCCAGCGCCGCGATATGCCGGTGCAGGCCGATACCTGCTTCGATCGCTGCCGCTCGCGCCGCAGCCAGCGACACAGCGAGAATCGCGTTTGCGCCGAGACGCGACTTGTTTTCAGTGCCATCGAGATCGATCATTTTCTGATCCAGCTCACGTTGCTGCGCAGCCGCCATACCGGTTACCGCATCGCGCAGCTCGCCATTGACGTGCGCTACCGCAGTAAGCACGCCCTTTCCAAGATATCGCGTCTTGTCGCCGTCACGCAGCTCCACCGCCTCGCGCGCACCGGTCGAGGCGCCTGACGGAACCGCAGCGCGTGCCATCACGCCGGATGCGAGACAGACGTCCGCCTCGACTGTCGGGTTACCGCGCGAATCCAGGACTTCACGCCCGCGAACTGTTTTGATTTCACTCATTTCTCAACGCTCCCGGCGCAAGCTGTCCTCGGCAAATTCCCGTTTTTTCACTGCCTGGTCTATATCTACCAGCACCTCAAGCAACTGCTTCATGCGATCGAGCGGCCACGCATTCGGCCCGTCACTGAGCGCGTTGGCCGGATCGGGGTGAGTCTCGGCGAACAGGCCGGACACCCCGGCCGCCACGGCGGCCCGGGCCAGCACGGGTATGAACTCGCGCTGGCCGCCGGAAGCATCGCCACGCCCGCCCGGCAGCTGCACCGAGTGGGTCGCGTCAAATACAACCGGACAACCGGTGTCACGCATCACAGAAAGCGAGCGCATGTCGGAGACCAGGTTGTTATAGCCGAATGAAAAACCGCGTTCACACACCATTATCTGTTCATTACCGGTACTGCGCGCCTTGTTAACCACATTACCCATCTCCCACGGCGACAGGAACTGCCCTTTCTTTATATTGACCGCCTTGCCTAGCCCGGCAACCGCCACGATGAAATTGGTCTGGCGGCACAGGAAGGCGGGCGTCTGCAGTACGTCGACGACAGCAGCCACTTCTGCCAGCGGCGTGTCTTCATGCACATCGGTCAGTACGGGCACCCCCACCTGTTTGCGTACCGCCTCGAGAATACGCAATCCGTCAGCAATCCCCGGACCGCGAAAACTGCCGATCGATGAGCGATTGGCTTTGTCGAACGAGGACTTGAATATGAACGGCACGCCAAGCCGGCCGGTGATTTCCCTGAGCGTACCGGCGGTATCGATAGCAAGCTGCTCGCTCTCGATGACGCAGGGCCCGGCGATGAGGAACAGCGGGTGGTCCGGCCCCACCTTGAAGTTACACAATTCCATAGTGTCAGGCGCGGGCGCGCTGCGGCAGCTGCTCGAAGCGATAGCGCCGGGCTGCCTCGACAAAGCCCGAGAACAACGGGTGACCGTCGCGCGGATTGGAGGTGAATTCGGGGTGAAACTGGCAGGCAACAAACCAGGGGTGATCGGCAATCTCGATGATCTCTACGAGATCGTCGACCGACTTGCCGGAAATGCTCAGACCGGCAGCGGTGAGCCGCTTGCGATATATATTGTTGAACTCGTAGCGATGGCGGTGACGTTCCATCACGCTGGCATTGTCATATAGTTCGGCAGCACGGGTACCGGGCTCCAGCAGGCATTCCTGGGCACCCAGCCGCATAGTGCCACCGAGCTCGGAATCGACATTGCGGCGTTCGATCGAACCTTCGTGGTCCTGCCACTCGGTAATCAGCGCAATGACCGGATGCGGTGTCTGGCGATCGAATTCCGTGCTCTGGGCGCCGTCCAGCCCGGCCACATTGCGGGCGTACTCGATGACTGCCACCTGCAGCCCGAGGCAGATACCCAGGTACGGGATACCCAGTTCGCGCGCATGCTGCACGGCCCGGATCTTGCCCTCCACGCCGCGCTCACCGAAACCGCCGGGGACCAGGATGGCGTCCATTCCCGCCAATACATCTGTGCTGCCGGATTCGAGATCCTGCGACTCGACATAGTGAATATTGACCTTGGTAGCTGTATGCACGCCGGCATGGGTCAATGCCTCGCTGAGCGAGATATACGAATCGCGAAAGTGCACGTACTTGCCAACCATCGCGATGTTCACTTCTGCGGTCGTGTTCTGCTTGGCCTCTACCACACCAATCCACTCCGCCAGGTCAGCCGGCGGCAGGTCGAGCTGCATTTTCTCGACAACGATGTCGTCGAGCCCTTCGTCGCGCAACAGCATTGGAATCTTGTAGATGTCGTCGGCGTCCATTGCCGGAATAACCGCGCGTTCGGCAACATTGGTAAACAACGCAATTTTCCGGCGCTCGTCCCGCGGCAGCGGCCGGTCTACACGACACAACAGCACATCCGGCTGGATGCCGATCGAGCGAAGTTCCTTCACCGAATGCTGTGTCGGTTTCGTTTTCATCTCGCGCGAGGTGGCTATGTACGGCACAAGGGTCAGGTGCATGTACAGAACCTGGCCCGGTTCTGACTCGACGCCAAACTGGCGGATCGCCTCGAGAAAAGGCAGCGACTCGATGTCACCCACCGTGCCGCCAATTTCGACCATGCAGACGTCTGCATCACCGGCCCCGAGCTTGATGCTGTCAATAATTTCGTCCGTGATATGCGGGATTACCTGCACCGTGGCACCGAGATAATCCCCGCGCCGCTCCTTACGGATAACGGTTTCATAGATGCGCCCGGTGGTGAAATTGCTGTTGCGCCCGGTGGTGGTTCGAACAAAACGCTCGTAGTGACCCAGGTCCAGGTCGCTCTCTGTACCGTCGGCGGTGACAAATACCTCGCCGTGCTGGAACGGGCTCATGGTGCCCGGATCGACGTTGATGTAAGGATCCAGCTTTATCATGCTGATCTTCAGCCCGCGCGCTTCGAGTATCGCGCCGAGCGAAGCCGCCGAGATTCCCTTGCCCAGCGACGAGACAACACCGCCGGTAATAAATACGAAGCGAGTCATAAGTGATGTCTCGTGTGCTGGTTGCCTGAGAAACTTCGGGGGAGCGTGGCCTTAGCCGTGACCGCGGTCACTGGCCGAAACGTTGTTACGCAATGGCTCGTTGACAAAGCCAAGCCGTTTCACGACCTCCGACAAATGGGCGTCACCGGCTGCGGCGACCGGGAAAAATTACCAGAACAGGCACGGTCAGTACAGCGCGGGATGATCTTCCCAGCGCAGCCGCAGCCCCCGCCCGGCGCTGCTCAATGCCTCTTCCTGCCACAAATCGGCGACCGCAGCGAGTTGGTCGCCGGCATACAGCAACGGAATACGCGGCCGCATCCATGGCACGACCCGAGCTTCCTGGTAGAGATTGCGCAATTTGCGTGTCTGACCGCCACCCTTCGGCCGGATGCTTTCGCCGCCACGACGAAAACGAACCGACAATGTTTCACATTCACCGGCAGCCAGCCCGGCCTCGTCTTCCGCGTAGACCAGCCGGCCTAAACCGGCCGGTAAGGTTACGCTTGCGCCGGCGCTGAGCGTGGCGGTGAAACCGTCTGTCAGTGCTGCCAGCGGCTGCATCGCGTACAGGCGCGTTCCGTAGCGACGCACCTCGCAACCGGGCCAGCTGACACAGGCCTCACCAGGCTGGCTGTCGATGAGCCGCATAACCTGTGTGAACTGCGCCGTGTCGGGTGTTGGCAAACCAGTAGCGACCAGCCACTGGCGCAGCGCGTTGGCGACGCGCTCACCGGATAAGGTCCCAACCCGGCTGCAATCAAAGGTATCACCGGCCGCGGCAGCCAGTGCGTCCTGCGCACCGACCTGGTGCGCCAGTCTTGCCATTGCCGCGCTATGCCGGGCAGCCCGCGAGACCGCTACTGCGGCACCCGGCCAGCGATCGCGAACCAGCGGCAGCACGACGTGGCGAAGGTAGTTGCGGTCGTAACGCTGGTCGACGTTTGACGGGTCGTCGCTCCATTCCAGCCCGTGCGCACCGGCATACGTGTGCAACTGTTCCCGGGCAGTATCCAGCAACGGTCGAAAATGCCACGCCCCGGCCTGCAGCTGGCGCAACACCGGCATGCCGGCGAGACCGGCGCTGCCGGCACCACGCAACAGCTGCAGCAACACTGTCTCCAGCTGGTCGTCGCGATGGTGCGCGGTCAACAGTACATCGCCCGGCTTGCAGTGTTTTAACAGCGCTGCATAGCGGACAGATCGCGCCCTGGCTTCGGGGCTGTCGCCCGGCTCGTAACTGACCTGTTCGCGTTGCAAGGCGAACGCAACGCCAAAGCGCCTGGCAACATCGGCGCACCGTGATGCCCACTGTGCCGAGTCGGCGTGCAGCCCGTGATCGACATGCACCGCCAGCAGATCGGCTCCGGGAATCCGTGGCAGGGCGCGCCGCGTCAGGTCAAGCAGCACCGTGCTGTCCAGGCCACCACTGAATGCCACGATATAGCGGCGCGGTCCCTGCAATTCAACCTGTGCAGCAACCTGGCTGAGAATCAGTTCAGGTGTCAGGGCCACGGTTTGTCAACCGGCCATGTCGGCAAGGTGCGGATAGACAATATGAACGTGCTCGTTGCCGGCCAACGCATGCAATTCGCTCAGCAATTCCGGACACGGCCTGACCGACCATTCTGAGCCCAGCTGCAGCCGGGCAACCGCACCGCTGCCGTGGTAATGCACGCTTACCTCGCACTGCCCGTCGCGATATGGCGCCAGTACCTGCTGCAGTTCGCGCGCGAAGGCTGCGTCCTCAGCCGTCCCCTGCCAGCGGATGACCAGCTTGCGGGCGTATTGCGCCCTCGCCTGGTCAAGCGTCTGCACGGACTTTGCCGTAAGTCGCCAGGCGCTGCTGAAATCGTCATAACGCAGCAGTCCGCCGATTACCAGGATTGCATCACGCTGAAGCAAATCGCGGAACTGCTGAAAGACGTCGTCGAAAAACATCACTTCCATGCGTGCGCTGCGGTCGTCGAGCGTCACGATAAGACGCGAACCGGCCCGGCGCAGGTCGAGCACAAGCCCTGCTACCGTGACGTTGCGCTTCGGACTGCGCCATGAAGGCTCGGTTGGTGCATTCTCTGCCATCAACTCAGCGAGCGGCGCAGCGGTGAGCGCTGCCAGCTCAGCGGCGAATTCATCGACCGGGTGACCGGTAAGGAACAGGCCCAGCGTGTCACGTTCGCCAGCCAGGCGCTCGGCATCAGGCCACTCCGGCAACAATTCTGCCGGCGCTGCCCCGTTCCCAGAGGCAGCTGCCGCCGGCTCCAGTCCGAACAGATCGACCTGACCGGCGGCGGACGCGCGTGCCGACTGGTCTGCAAGGCGCAGCGCAGTCGGCAGCTGCGCCATCAGTGTGGCCCGGTTTGGCCCGATGCCATCAAGGGCGCCAGCCCTGATCAGCGCTTCCAGCACCCGCTTGTTGACCCTCTGCAGATCGATGCGCGCGCACAGGTCGTGCAGGTCGGCATAGGGCTCGCCCGCGTCACGTTCATTGATGATCGATTCTACGGCTGCCCGCCCGACGCCCTTGATGGCGCCAAGACCGTAGCGGATCGCCTGATCGCTGGCGACGTCAAACTTGTAGCCCGAGTAGTTTACATCGGGCGATAACACGTCCAGGCCAATGTTGTGACAGTCATCGATAATAGTGACGATCTTGTCGGTGTGATCCATATCGGCTGACAACACCGCAGCCATGAAGGCCGCCGGGTAGTGAGCCTTGAGCCATGCCGTCTGATACGACAGCACGGCATAGCCTGCAGAGTGCGACCGGTTGAACCCGTAACCGGCAAACTTTTCGATCAGGTCAAAGATCCCCGCGGCAACCGCGCGATCGACACCACGCTCCTCCGCGCCATCGAGAAAAACGGATCGCTGCCGCGCCATTTCTTCGGGCTTCTTCTTGCCCATTGCGCGCCGTAACAGGTCGGCACCGCCAAGCGAATAACCGGACAGCTCCTGCGCGATCTGCATTACCTGCTCCTGGTAGAGGATCACGCCGTAGGTGGGCCGCAGGATCTGCTCGAGCTGCGGATGCGGATAAACGATGACCGCCTGCCCGTGCTTGCGCTGGATGAAGTCATCAACCATTCCCGACTGCAGCGGGCCAGGGCGAAACAATGCAACGAGGGCCACGATATCTTCGAAACAGTCCGGCTGCAGGCGCTTGATGAGGTCTTTCATCCCGCGCGACTCGAGCTGGAACACTGCAGTCGTGGTACAGCTTTTCAACAACGCGTAGGTCGCCGCATCGTCCATGGGCAACTCGGCGATTTCCAGTACCGGTTCGTCCGCAGCAGCCCGGGCGCTATTTATTGTCTGCACCGCCCAGTCGATGATGGTGAGTGTACGCAGGCCGAGAAAATCAAACTTGACCAGACCGATCGCCTCGACGTCGTCCTTGTCGTACTGCGTTACCGCCTCGACGCCGCTCTCAGTGTAAAGCGGCGTGTAGTCGATCAGTTGCGACGGCGCGATTACCACGCCGCCGGCATGCTTGCCGGCATTACGTGCCAGCCCTTCCAGCGATCGCGCCAGGTCAATCAGAGCGCGAATTTCTTCCTCGCCCTCGTACACCCGCCGCAGCTCATCATCCGAATCCAGGGCCTTGTCGAGCGTCATTCCTACTTCAAACGGGATGAGCTTGGCAATGCGATCGACAAAGCCGTAGGGATGCCCCAGCACCCGGCCTACATCACGCACCACCGCGCGTGCCGCCATGCTGCCAAAAGTAATGATCTGCGACACCTTGTCGTGCCCGTAACGATCGGCGACATATTCGATAACCCGGTCGCGCCCCTCCATGCAGAAGTCGATATCGAAATCCGGCATCGAGACACGTTCCGGATTGAGAAATCGCTCGAACAGCAGGTCGTGCTCCAGCGGGTCCAGGTCGGTGATCTGCAATGCCCAGGCGACAACGGAACCGGCACCGGAGCCACGCCCCGGCCCTACCGGGATCTTGTTGTTGCGCGCCCAGTGAATGAAGTCGGCAACGACCAGGAAGTACCCGGGAAAACCCATGCCGGAGATAACTTCGAGTTCACTGCGCAACCGTGCCTCGTAGTCACTACGCTCGTGGTGGTGTTCGCGCACCTGGCGCAGCCGCTCGTCGAGCCCCTCGCCTGCCTTGCGCGCCAGGTAGCTGTCTA is a window encoding:
- the tilS gene encoding tRNA lysidine(34) synthetase TilS, yielding MALTPELILSQVAAQVELQGPRRYIVAFSGGLDSTVLLDLTRRALPRIPGADLLAVHVDHGLHADSAQWASRCADVARRFGVAFALQREQVSYEPGDSPEARARSVRYAALLKHCKPGDVLLTAHHRDDQLETVLLQLLRGAGSAGLAGMPVLRQLQAGAWHFRPLLDTAREQLHTYAGAHGLEWSDDPSNVDQRYDRNYLRHVVLPLVRDRWPGAAVAVSRAARHSAAMARLAHQVGAQDALAAAAGDTFDCSRVGTLSGERVANALRQWLVATGLPTPDTAQFTQVMRLIDSQPGEACVSWPGCEVRRYGTRLYAMQPLAALTDGFTATLSAGASVTLPAGLGRLVYAEDEAGLAAGECETLSVRFRRGGESIRPKGGGQTRKLRNLYQEARVVPWMRPRIPLLYAGDQLAAVADLWQEEALSSAGRGLRLRWEDHPALY
- the dnaE gene encoding DNA polymerase III subunit alpha; the protein is MSSGPAFVHLRVHTEYSLVDSVVRVKPLMNAVAQADMPAVALTDESNLFAMVKFYRAAEARGIKPIIGADLWLDLADERDPLRFTLLCQDRNGYANLLRLITRSYVEGDHKGHARVSREWLCESAAGLIALSGGRAGDVGRALLNGNEVQAAERLGWWRELFPDRYYLELQRTGRPDEATYNNAAVKLAAANAVPVVATNDVCFINRADYESHEARVCIHDGYTLADPQRPRRHTEQQYLRTPAEMAELFAEVPEALENTVEIARRCNLEIEFGRSVLPDFPVPDSDTVDSYLARKAGEGLDERLRQVREHHHERSDYEARLRSELEVISGMGFPGYFLVVADFIHWARNNKIPVGPGRGSGAGSVVAWALQITDLDPLEHDLLFERFLNPERVSMPDFDIDFCMEGRDRVIEYVADRYGHDKVSQIITFGSMAARAVVRDVGRVLGHPYGFVDRIAKLIPFEVGMTLDKALDSDDELRRVYEGEEEIRALIDLARSLEGLARNAGKHAGGVVIAPSQLIDYTPLYTESGVEAVTQYDKDDVEAIGLVKFDFLGLRTLTIIDWAVQTINSARAAADEPVLEIAELPMDDAATYALLKSCTTTAVFQLESRGMKDLIKRLQPDCFEDIVALVALFRPGPLQSGMVDDFIQRKHGQAVIVYPHPQLEQILRPTYGVILYQEQVMQIAQELSGYSLGGADLLRRAMGKKKPEEMARQRSVFLDGAEERGVDRAVAAGIFDLIEKFAGYGFNRSHSAGYAVLSYQTAWLKAHYPAAFMAAVLSADMDHTDKIVTIIDDCHNIGLDVLSPDVNYSGYKFDVASDQAIRYGLGAIKGVGRAAVESIINERDAGEPYADLHDLCARIDLQRVNKRVLEALIRAGALDGIGPNRATLMAQLPTALRLADQSARASAAGQVDLFGLEPAAAASGNGAAPAELLPEWPDAERLAGERDTLGLFLTGHPVDEFAAELAALTAAPLAELMAENAPTEPSWRSPKRNVTVAGLVLDLRRAGSRLIVTLDDRSARMEVMFFDDVFQQFRDLLQRDAILVIGGLLRYDDFSSAWRLTAKSVQTLDQARAQYARKLVIRWQGTAEDAAFARELQQVLAPYRDGQCEVSVHYHGSGAVARLQLGSEWSVRPCPELLSELHALAGNEHVHIVYPHLADMAG